GGGAGAAACAGCAGGTCGGACGGCTTGAGGGGCGGCGGCGAGACGCCTCCACGATATCCGCCCGGACGGTGGTTCAGCCGCCGTCCGGGTCCACGATCGCGGCGGGCAGGTAGCCGGGGGCCGCCGGGATCTCCCAGCCGAGGTCGCGGCGCGCATGGCAGGCCAGCGCCAGCACGCCGAAGTCGATCAGGCCGTCGGGGTCGTCGCGGCGGGAGGCGACGCCGTAGTGGTCGCGGTGCGCCGCGAGGGCGTCGGTGAGGGCCGCCGCGAATCCCTCCCGGTCGCCGTCCACCAGCCGGGACAGCGGGGCGGCGGGCGGTCCGAGGAAGTCCGGGCGGGCGTCCGAGATCTCCTTCACGAGGGCGACCGCCGTGTCCGCCGCCCGGCCCGCGGGTCCGGCGCTCAGGTAGGTGCGGAGAGCGACGTGATAGGCGCGGTGGACGGGCGACATGTGCGCCGCGAGGTCGTCGGGGTGGACGCTCAGCAGCAGGTCACGCCGCTCCTCGGAGCCGGTGATCAGTGCGAGCGCCATCGCGGTGTTCCACGTGAAACTTGTGGCCTCGCTCGTCATGGGAGCGGCCTTCAAAGGGGCGGTGCGTCCGCCGATGGCGACCCTGACCGTGTCCTCGGTCGCCGCCGTGACGGCGAAGAGCGCGGCGGTGAGCTGCGACGCCAGCTCCAGGGCCTCCCGCTGGCGCGGGTCGCGCCCCTCGGGGTCGAGGACCGAGCGGAGGCGGAAGCGCTGGAGCTGGTTGCGGGCGTTCATGGTGAGCGCGAGGGGCAGCCGCTCCGCCTTGAGGGCGGGTTTCCAGACGGTCTCGATCATCGACGGCGTCCCGCGGTCGATGACGTCGAGCTGCTTGGAGACGTCGTCCGGGAAGGGCGGGCGCTCCACCGGACCGACCGCCGGGCCGGTGCGCGTCGCGCCGCCGGTGAGGCGCCGGGGGAGGTAGTCGGATTCGATCCGCTGCGCCCAGCCGTTGCGCCGGACGGCGAGGGCGGTGAGCGCGAGCGGCGCGGTCGGCAGCAGCGTGCCGGGAGGCGGGTCGGCGGCCACGGGTCCGGTGAGCATGGCGGCGATCGCCTGCCAGAAGGCGTCCTGGTCGCCGGTGGCCAGGGCGTGGAGTGCGCGCTCCTGGTCCGATCGGGGAGTCGCCATGAGGTCGGCTGTGCGTCCCCCATCACGGAAGACGAGGTCGTACAGGGCCTGGACGTAGGGGGACGGTGCGTCCCCGGCCGCCCGATCGAAGGCGCTTTGCCGCCTGCGCGGATCACTGGTGACGATCCACAGGTAGAGGGCCTCGATCCAATCGGGCCCGTGCACCGGGTCGGCGCGGCGGACCTGCTCGGACGTGCCGTGGTAGGAGACGCCGGTGCCGGTGTAAGGGAGGACGACCGCGAGCGGCTCGTCCGGCGGCGCCGTGGCCAGCTCCAGGGCGAAGAGGCGGGCTTCGGCCGCGGAGTGCAGCGCCGTGAACGCGTCGTGGTCGATCTCCGGGTTCTCCGCCGACCGCGCCCCGGCGTAGTCGAGCAGGTCGTCGCCGATCAGCCGCCAGCCGTCCGGGTCGCGTCCCGCCTGCTCCTGCAGGTCGACCGCCCGGTGGATCCGCTCGGCGAAGTGCTCGGCCGCCTCGCGCAGCCTCTCGGCCGCGACCGCGTGCCGCTCGATCCTCATGTACCGCTCCTCGAGATCATCGTTGATGATCTTCTGACGCGGGGAGGAGGTGCGGGGATCCCCGCGGTTCGCGCGACTTCGGGCGTTCTGGTGCGGCACCCTGATCGTGGCGCGGCGAGCGGGTTCACGGACCGTGAGCCGGGTCGCCCACAGGGCTGTGGAAGGCTGTGGATAAGCCTGTGCATAACGTGGAGTTCGCGCGAACTGTACGGCTTTTCCAGGGGCGATACCACAGCGTATTCGGGCGAACCGGCGGAGCGAGGGCTCGGGCGGCCGTCACACAGGGTGTGGATAACTCTCCTGTAACGACCTCCGGGTAACGGCTGCGAGGCCCGCGTGGACGGCCCGCCGCGCGTCTCTCGCCGGCGTGACCGGAATCTCGAAATAACCCCTAGGGGGTAGGGGTTGTGCAGAGCGGCCGGCTATGGCAGCATGAGGCGCGTCAGATACCCCTAGGGGGTACTTGAGAGGAGAAGTGGATGAGCACCGCCACCTACACCGTCACCGGGATGACCTGCGGTCACTGCGTCAGCTCCGTCAAGGAGGAGGTCGGCCAGATCGCCGGTGTCACCGGTGTCGACGTCGACCTGGAGACCGGCCGCGTCACCGTGACGAGCGACGCCCCCATCGACGAGGCCGCGGTCAAGGACGCCGTCGAAGAGGCCGGATACGAGCTGAAGCCATGACCGGCGCGCGCCCCGGCGGGCGGGGTGCGCGACCGGGCGACCGAGCGGAGTGAGTCGCCATGAACAGTGCGACCAAAGTGGGGGCCTACGCCGTGGGCCTGGCCGTCGTCTTCGGCGGCGCAGCGGGGATCGGCAAGGCCGTCGGGCCGGTCGGTTCCACGGCCGAGACCGCGTCCCACAAGGCCGGATCCCACCAAGCCGAATCCCACCGAACCGGAGGCCACAGCGAGACCGGAGGCCACGACCAGAGCGGCGGGCACGCCGCTGAACCCGCGCACCTGCCTGGGGGCCTCCAGACGTCCGAGGACGGATACACGCTCGTCCCCCGCACGACGACCCTGACGCCGGGCGAGCGCACGGACTTCACGTTCACCGTCAACGGCCCGGACGGCAGGCCCGTCACCGGGTTCGAGCCGCTGCACGGAAAGCGCCTCCACCTGATCATCGCGCGGCGCGACCTTTCGGGCTTCCAGCACCTGCACCCGACGCTGACCGCCGGCGGGGTCTGGAGCGTTCCGGTCACGCTGCCGAAACCGGGCGTGTACCGCTTCTTCACCGACGTCCAGCCGGAAGGCGCGCGGCGGCAGCTCACCCTGGGCACCGACATCACCGCCCCGGGCGACCTGCGTCCCACGCCGCTGCCGAAGCCCGAGAAGGTGGCGAAGGCGGACGGTTACGAGGTCAGGCTGGACGGCGGCCTCACGCCGGGCAAGACCACCGAGCTCACCCTTACCGTGAGCAAGGACGGCGAGCCCGTCACCGACCTGCAGCCCTACCTGGAGGCGTACGGCCACCTGGTGGCGTTGCGTCAGGGCGACCTCGCCTACCTCCACGTCCACCCAGAGGGAGAGCCCGGCGACGGCAAGACGAAGCCCGGCCCCGGCATAACCTTCTTCGCCGAAGCGCCGAGCCTGGGCGCCTACCGTCTGTACCTGGACTTCAAGCACGACGGCGAAGTCCGCACGGCCGAGTTCACCGTGCACGCCGGGGACGCCGGAGTCCCCGCCCAGGAGCCAGGGCCGGACCACGACGACCGTCCCCACACGCACTGACCGCACGATCGACGCAGAGGAGGAGCGATGAGCACGGACACCGCGTCCGGGCGTGTCGAGCTGACGATCGGCGGCATGACGTGCGCGTCCTGCGCGAACCGCATCGAGCGGAAGCTCAACAAGATGGACGGCGTGACCGCGACGGTCAACTACGCCACCGAGAAGGCCAGCGTCGAGTTCGGGCCGGACGTGTCGCCCGACGACCTGATCGCCACCGTCGAGAAGGCCGGCTACACCGCCGAGCTCCCGGCGCCGCCCGAGCCGGACCGCGAGGACGCGCCCGAGCCCGACGACGGGCTGCGCGCCCTGCGGCAGCGGCTCGTCACCGCGGTCGTCCTGTCGGTCCCGGTCATCGCGATGGCGATGATCCCGGCGCTGCAGTTCCGCGGCTGGCAGTGGCTGTCGCTGACGCTGGCCGCCCCCGTCGTCGCGTACGCGGGATGGCCGTTCCACCGCGCCGCGGCGGTCAACCTGCGGCACGGCGCGGCGACGATGGACACGCTGATCTCCCTCGGCACCCTCGCCGCGTTCGCGTGGTCGCTGTGGGCGCTGTTCTTCGGCTCCGCCGGCGAGCTGGGGCTCAAGCACGGCTTCGAGTTCTCGATGACCCGCTCGGACGGGTCGATGAACATCTACCTGGAGGCCGCGGCCGGGGTGACGATGTTCATCCTCGCGGGCCGGTACTTCGAGACGCGCTCCAAGCGCCGCGCGGGCGCCGCCCTCCGCTCCCTGCTGGAGCTCGGCGCGAAGGACGTGGCGGTCATCAGGGACGGGCGCGAGGAGCGCGTCCCGGTCGACCGGCTCTCCCCCGGCGACGTGTTCGTCGTCCGGCCCGGCGAGAAGATCGCCACGGACGGGACGGTGGTGGAGGGTTCGTCCGCCGTGGACGCGTCCATGCTGACCGGCGAGTCGGTCCCGGTGGAGGTCGCCCCGGGCGACGCCGTCGTGGGCGCGACCGTCAACGTGGGCGGGCGGCTGCTCGTCCGCGCGACGCGGGTCGGCTCCGACACGCAGCTGGCGCAGATGGCGCGGCTCGTGGAGGAGGCCCAGACCGGCAAGGCGCGCGCGCAGAGGCTCGCTGACCGCATCTCCGGAGTCTTCGTCCCGGTGGTGATCGCCCTGGCCCTCGGCACGCTCGGCTTCTGGCTGGGGGCGGGCGCGGGCGCCACCGCCGCGTTCACCGCCGCGGTCGCCGTGCTGATCATCGCCTGCCCGTGCGCCCTCGGCCTCGCCACCCCGACCGCGCTCATGGTCGGGACGGGGCGCGGCGCCCAGCTCGGCATCCTGATCAAGGGCCCGGAGGTGCTGGAGTCCACCCGCGCGGTCGACACGATCGTCCTCGACAAGACCGGGACCGTGACCACGGGCCGCATGGCGCTGGTCGACGTCGTCACCGCCGAAGGCGTGGACGAGGACGAGGTGCTGCGGCTGGCGGGGGCGCTGGAGAGCGCGTCCGAGCACCCCATCGCGCAGGCCGTCGCCAAGGGCGCGGCGGAGCGCGTCGGCGAACTCGGCGCCGTCGAGGACTTCGCCAACGTCGAGGGCCTCGGGGTGCAGGGCGTCGTGGACGGTCACGCCGTCCTCGTCGGCCGCCCGCAGCTCCTCGCCGACTGGTCGCAGCACCTCGGCCCCGACCTCGCGGACGCGCTGAAGGACGCGCAGTCGCGCGGCCACACCGCGGTCGCGGTCGGCTGGGACGGCGAGGCCCGCGCCGTGCTCACGGTCGCGGACCAGGTCAAGCCGACCTCCCGCGAGGCGGTCGAGCAGTTCCGCTCGCTCGGGCTGCGGCCGGTCCTGCTGACCGGCGACAACCGGACCGTCGCGCGGACGGTCGCCGACGCGGTGGGGATCGAGGAGGTCGTCGCCGAGGTCCTGCCGAAGGACAAGGTCGACGTCGTCAAGCGGCTCCAGTCCGAGGGGCGGACGGTCGCGATGGTCGGCGACGGCGTCAACGACGCCGCCGCGCTCGCCCAGGCCGACCTGGGCCTGGCGATGGGCACGGGGACGGACGCGGCGATCGAGGCGTCCGACCTGACCCTCGTCCGCGGCGACCTGCGGGCGGCGGCGGACGCGATCCGCCTGTCGCGCCGCACCCTCGGCACGATCAAGGGCAACCTGTTCTGGGCGTTCGCCTACAACGTGGCGGCGATCCCGCTGGCGATGGCCGGCCTGCTCGTCCCGATGATCGCGGGCGCCGCGATGGCGTTCTCCTCGGTCTTCGTGGTGGGCAACAGCCTCCGCCTCCGCCGGTTCCGCCCGCTGAACGAGGACCTGGCCGGCCCGGCGCCGTCCACTCCCGGTTCGTCGGCCCGCCGGGAGGTCACCGCGGCCCGCTGACCTCGCGCACGGCGCGGCTTCCGTCCCGGGAGCCGCGCCGTCGTCTTCCGCGGAGGCGCAGGTCAGGGACGGAGACGGGCCATGAGGGGGGCCAGGGCCGGATCCGCGGCGGCGGCGTCCAGGGCCTCGGTCAGGGTCTCGGCGTAGGTGGGGGCGGCCTTGGCCTGGACGGCGCGGCCCTCGTCGGTGATGACCGTGTAGACGCCGCGGCGGTCCTTGGGGCACATGTCGCGGCGGGTGAGGCCGGCGGCCTCCAGGCGGGCGACGAGGCGGCTGACGGAGCTCTGGTTGAGGCCGATGAGGTCGGCGAGCTCCTGCATCCGCAGTTCGCCGTCTTCGGCGCGGGCCAGCCGGCACAGGGCGCGGTACTCCGACAGGCCGATGCCGTGCCGCCGCTGAATCGCCTTCGCGAGGCGGTTCTCGACGCGTCCGTGCAGGGTGACGACGCCGTCCCAGAGCGCCCCGTCGTCGGTGACGGTGCTCGCGATCGTGCCTTCGGCGCCAGCGCTCATCTCGGGATCCCTCCTTGCCGTTGACACCAGCTTACATGTGGTGGCAATCTCTGCATGTGCATGCAATTGATGTAGATGCACGAATCGGAGGCCCGTCGATGACCAGTCCGCTCCTGCTCCCCTACGAAGGGCCGCGTCTGCGGACGCCCAACCGCATCGTCATGGCGCCCATGACCCGGGGCCGCGCCGACGACGCCACCGGCGTCCCCCATCCGCTGACCGCCACGTACTACGCGCAGCGCGCGTCCGCCGGGCTGATCGTCAGCGAGGGTCTCTGGCCGAACGCGCTCGGCAAGGGCGGACCCGGCATCCCGGGCATGGTCGGCGACGCGCAGGTCGCCGGATGGCGCGAGGTCACCGACGCCGTCCACACCGCCGGAGGGACGATCTACGCGCAGCTCTGGCACGTGGGACGGGTGACCCACCCCCTCAACCTCCCGGGCGGCGCGACACCCGTCGCGCCCTCGCCCGTCCGGATCGAGGGGGAGCCGATCTACACGAGCCGCGGCGACGTCGAGCACGTCACGCCCCGCGCCATGACGGCCGCCGAGGTGGACGCGACGATCGCCGACTTCGCCGCCGCGGCCCGCAACGCCGTCCGGGCGGGGTTCGACGGGGTGGAGGTGCACGGGGCGAACGGCTACCTCGTCCAGCAGTTCCTCGCCGAGAACACCAACCGGCGCACCGACCGGTACGGCGGCTCCCGCGCCGGGCGGCTGCGGTTCGCGCTGGACGTCGTGGAGGCCGTGGCCGCCGAGATCGGGCCCGGGCGCGTCGGCCTGCGCATCTCCCCGCACAACCCGGAGAACGAGATCGCCGAGGAGGACCCGCAGGGCACCTACCGGGCGCTCGTCGACGCCCTCGACCCGCTGGGCCTCGCCTACCTGCACGTCATCGAGCGCGGGGCCTACGGGGCGCTGGCCGACCTGCGCCCCCGCTGGTCGGGGACGCTGATCGGGAACTTCAACGGCCCGGAGCCCACGTCCCCGAAGGCCGGCGAGGAGGTCGTCGCCGTGGGCCTCGCCGACCTGTTCTCCTTCGGGCGGCTGTTCATCTCCAACCCCGACCTGCCGGGCCGCTTCGCGGCGGGCGCGCCGCTCGCCCCGCACGATCCGGACCTCGCCTACGGCGGCGGAGCGGAAGGCTACGTCGACTACCCGGCCCTTGTCGCGGAGCACTGACCGGGCCCGCACGGAGACGATCGGGCCCGCACGGAGACGACCAGGACCCCGCCGGATCGTGCTCCGGCGGGGCCCTGGTCCAAGACCGGTGTGCGGGTCGCCTCTCGGCGAAAGGCGCAACACGGCTCCAGCCGAACGGTATTCCGTGAAGGCAAAAGGTGAGGCCCGGGGACACCAGGCACACCGGCCGTCATGTACAACCCCCCGGGATCCCGGAATTGTTCCCGGTCCGCCGGACGATCGTGCGTACGCCTCACACCGAGGCGCGAATGCCTGCACAATGACCCGGGTGGAACGGGCGGACGAGGGCCGGCTCCGTCGCGCCCTGCGAGCGGCGCAGGACGGCGACGAGGAGTCGTTCCGGCTGCTGTACCGCGACGTGCAGCCCCGCCTGATCCGGTTCGCGGGCGCCCTCGTCGGCGCCGACGCCGAGGACGTGACCTCGGAGGCGTGGCTGCAGATCGCCCGCGACCTGCCCTCGTTCCGCGGCGACCTCGACGGCTTCCGCGGCTGGACCGCGACCATCACCCGCCACCGCGCGCTCGACCACCTGCGCCGCCGGTCGCGCCGCCCCAGGGCCGACGTCCCCGTCGAGGACCTCGTCACTGTCGCGGCGGAGGTCGACACCGAACTCGACGCCCTCAACGGCATCGCCACCCACGACGCGATACGGCTGATCGCCGAACTTCCCCGCGACCAGGCCGAGGCGGTCCTGCTCCGCGTCGTCGTGGGCCTGGACGCCAAGACCGCGGGCAAGGTCCTCGGCAAGCGGTCGGGCGCCGTGCGCACCGCCTCCTACCGCGGCCTGAAGCGCCTCGCCGAACTGCTCTCCCCGTCCCCCTCCGCGGCCATGCCCACCGCCTCCCGCACGACGGACGACGCCCGCCCCTTCTTCCCCGGTGACAAAAGTGGCGGAACGGGCGCTGAAGGGGTGGCATGAGCGACCAGCACGGACGCGGTGAACTCGACCGGCGCACCGCGGAACGCCTCCTCGACGGCGCGCGCGACCACGCGCGCCTGCACGCCCTGCTCTCGGCGGCCTCGGCGCCCGCCCGACCCGAGGAACTCGCGGGCGAGGACGCCGCTATGGCGGCCTTCAAGGCCGCGCCCCGTCCCGCGCGGAGGTCCCGTCTCGACGCGGTGCGACGCTCCCTGACGGTCAAGGCGCTGGTCCTGATCGGCGGCTCGCTCATCCTCACCGGAGGAGCGGCCGCCTACGCCGCGATGAACGGTCACCTCCCGGGCCGCGCCCCGGCGCCCACCCCGACCCCCGCGCACGACGAGAAGACCAGCACGGACCCGCAGCACAGCACCCCCGCCGCACCGCTGTCCGAGCGGCCGTCCGCGTCCGGCTCGCCGGGCGAGTCCCGAAGCGGCGCACCGGCTCGGCAGCGGCCGCCCGCCCCGGGAAAGCAACCCCCGGGCGGCCCCGGCGACGACCACGGCTCCCCGCCGCAGGAGAACTCGGGCAACGGCAGCCCACCGGGCCAGAACTCGGGCAACGGGAGCCCGCCCGGCCAGAACTCCGGGAACGGCAGAGGGCCGGGCCAGAACCCCGGGAAAGGCGGCCCACCGGGGAAGAACTCCGGCAATGGCAGCCCGCCCGGCCAGAACTCCGGCAACGGGAAACCCTGACCCGACCAGCGGAACGGGCTAGTCCAGGACGTGGGTCAGCGTGTCCGGACCGGTGATCGAGCGGTAGTAGCAGGTCGGGCGCGCCTCTCCCGTCGGCAGCGTCGTGTGGCACGCGCCGCCGGTCGTCCGGTTCACCAGGTAGAGCAGGGAGTTCTGCTCGCAGTTGACGCGGACGTCGACCAGCTCCAGGACGTCCCCGGAGGTGGCTCCCTTGCGCCACAGCTCGTTGCGGGACGTGGACCACAGGACGGCGATCCGCTCCTCCAGCGTCGCCTTGAGCGCCTGGTCGTTGGCGTAGCCGATGAACAGGACGTCCCCGCTGCTCGCGTCCTGCAGGACGACCGGCACGACCCGCGCGCCGGTCGCCGCGACGCCGGCGAGCTTGTCGAAGTCCAGGGTGAGCCGGGTGCCTTCTTCGAGTTCGTTCACCCGCCCATCCTGCCCGCCCGACCGCCCGCGGACGACCTGTAACCGGATCACGGCGGCCGACCGTGGCTGGGTCGTCGACGTGATCGGCCTGGACGGGGAGCTCCTTGAGGAAACCCGAATCGACGGCGAAGTCCGCGCCCGTCGTGCTCGCCGAGCGCGGCGAGGCCAGCAGCGCGATCACGTCCGCGACCTCCTGCGGTTCGGCCATGCGGCCCGTGGTGAGGCTCATCATCTCCGCACCAGGACGCCCCCATGAACCCCGGTGCCCGCCGTTCGGTTGCGGAGCCGCGAAAGTCGTCGCCCTGCGCAGAGTGATCGCCTAAGGTCTCCCTGTGACCGTCGCGCACCGGATCCCCGCGAACCGCCTGCCCTTCCTCGTCGCCGTGCTGCTGCCCGTCCTCCTCCTCACCGCCTGCGACGGCGACGAGCCGGCGGCGCCGGACGGTGCCGCGCCCGTCTCCGCCGCCCCTTCGCCGACCGGGTCGCTCGCCCCCGGCACCGCCGCGGACGGCCGGGACCTGGACTCCTGCCGGGACGGCCGGTGCGAGGTCGTCGTCGGAGCGGGCGACGTCCTCCGCTTCGACGGCAGGCTCGGCACGGACCCGCTCACGGTCGTCAAGTCCGGCGACACCTTCACCATCACCGACGCGTCGGGCTTCACGGCGTCGATCCACGGCGGCGGGACGGTCCAGACGGGCTCCGTCCGCATCGAGGTCGGCGAATCGCAGAAGAAGCGAACGGCCATTAGGGTCTCCCCACGCGATTGAGAGCCCCGAAGCGCCGAGGAGTGCGCCATGAGCGGGTCATCGGGCGAGCCTCAGCGGCGGCTCGGCCTGTTCGACGCGGTGGTGATCGGCCTGGGGTCGATGATCGGCGCGGGCGTCTTCGCTGCGCTGGCGCCCGCCGCCCGCGCGGCCGGGTCCGGGCTGCTGGCCGGGCTGGGGCTGGCCGCCGTGGTCGCCTACTGCAACGCGACGTCGTCGGCCCGGCTCGCCGCCCGCCACCCGGCGTCCGGCGGCACCTACGTCTACGGCCGTGAACGCCTGGGCGACTTCTGGGGGTACCTCGCCGGCTGGAGCTTCGTGGTCGGCAAGACGGCGTCCTGCGCGGCGATGGCGCTGACCGTGGGCGCGTACGCGTGGCCCGCCCACGCGCACACGGTGGCCGTGTCGGCGGTGGTGCTGGTGACCGCGGTGAACTACGTCGGGGTGCGGAAGTCCGCGTGGCTCACCCGCGTCATCGTCGCCGTCGTGCTGGCCGTGCTCGTCGCCGTCGTCGTCGCCTGCCTGGCCTCCGGGACGTCCGAGACCGCACGGCTCGACCTCACCACCGGCACGAGCGCGGGCGGGATCCTCCAGGCCGCGGGCCTCCTGTTCTTCGCCTTCGCCGGGTACGCGCGCATCGCCACCCTCGGCGAGGAGGTGCGCGACCCCGCCCGGACCATCCCCCGCGCCATCCCGCTCGCCCTGGGCATCGTCCTGGCCGTGTACGCGGCGGTCGCGGTCGCCGTGATCACCGTTCTGGGCACTCCCGCCCTGGGCGAAGCGGCCGCGCCGCTGGCCGACGCCGTCCACGAGGCCGGGACGGACGCCCTGGCACCGGCGGTCCGCGCGGGCGCCGCCGTGGCCGCCCTCGGCTCGCTCCTCGCCCTGCTCCTGGGCGTCTCCCGCACCACCCTGGCGATGGCCCGCGACCGGCACCTGCCGCACGTCCTGGCGGCCGTCCACCCCCGCTTCAAGGTCCCGCACCGCGCCGAACTCGTCATCGGCGCCTTGGTCGCCGTCCTCGCCGCGACG
The sequence above is drawn from the Actinomadura hallensis genome and encodes:
- a CDS encoding immunity 49 family protein; its protein translation is MRIERHAVAAERLREAAEHFAERIHRAVDLQEQAGRDPDGWRLIGDDLLDYAGARSAENPEIDHDAFTALHSAAEARLFALELATAPPDEPLAVVLPYTGTGVSYHGTSEQVRRADPVHGPDWIEALYLWIVTSDPRRRQSAFDRAAGDAPSPYVQALYDLVFRDGGRTADLMATPRSDQERALHALATGDQDAFWQAIAAMLTGPVAADPPPGTLLPTAPLALTALAVRRNGWAQRIESDYLPRRLTGGATRTGPAVGPVERPPFPDDVSKQLDVIDRGTPSMIETVWKPALKAERLPLALTMNARNQLQRFRLRSVLDPEGRDPRQREALELASQLTAALFAVTAATEDTVRVAIGGRTAPLKAAPMTSEATSFTWNTAMALALITGSEERRDLLLSVHPDDLAAHMSPVHRAYHVALRTYLSAGPAGRAADTAVALVKEISDARPDFLGPPAAPLSRLVDGDREGFAAALTDALAAHRDHYGVASRRDDPDGLIDFGVLALACHARRDLGWEIPAAPGYLPAAIVDPDGG
- a CDS encoding heavy-metal-associated domain-containing protein, which encodes MSTATYTVTGMTCGHCVSSVKEEVGQIAGVTGVDVDLETGRVTVTSDAPIDEAAVKDAVEEAGYELKP
- a CDS encoding heavy metal translocating P-type ATPase, translated to MSTDTASGRVELTIGGMTCASCANRIERKLNKMDGVTATVNYATEKASVEFGPDVSPDDLIATVEKAGYTAELPAPPEPDREDAPEPDDGLRALRQRLVTAVVLSVPVIAMAMIPALQFRGWQWLSLTLAAPVVAYAGWPFHRAAAVNLRHGAATMDTLISLGTLAAFAWSLWALFFGSAGELGLKHGFEFSMTRSDGSMNIYLEAAAGVTMFILAGRYFETRSKRRAGAALRSLLELGAKDVAVIRDGREERVPVDRLSPGDVFVVRPGEKIATDGTVVEGSSAVDASMLTGESVPVEVAPGDAVVGATVNVGGRLLVRATRVGSDTQLAQMARLVEEAQTGKARAQRLADRISGVFVPVVIALALGTLGFWLGAGAGATAAFTAAVAVLIIACPCALGLATPTALMVGTGRGAQLGILIKGPEVLESTRAVDTIVLDKTGTVTTGRMALVDVVTAEGVDEDEVLRLAGALESASEHPIAQAVAKGAAERVGELGAVEDFANVEGLGVQGVVDGHAVLVGRPQLLADWSQHLGPDLADALKDAQSRGHTAVAVGWDGEARAVLTVADQVKPTSREAVEQFRSLGLRPVLLTGDNRTVARTVADAVGIEEVVAEVLPKDKVDVVKRLQSEGRTVAMVGDGVNDAAALAQADLGLAMGTGTDAAIEASDLTLVRGDLRAAADAIRLSRRTLGTIKGNLFWAFAYNVAAIPLAMAGLLVPMIAGAAMAFSSVFVVGNSLRLRRFRPLNEDLAGPAPSTPGSSARREVTAAR
- a CDS encoding MarR family winged helix-turn-helix transcriptional regulator, giving the protein MSAGAEGTIASTVTDDGALWDGVVTLHGRVENRLAKAIQRRHGIGLSEYRALCRLARAEDGELRMQELADLIGLNQSSVSRLVARLEAAGLTRRDMCPKDRRGVYTVITDEGRAVQAKAAPTYAETLTEALDAAAADPALAPLMARLRP
- a CDS encoding alkene reductase, giving the protein MTSPLLLPYEGPRLRTPNRIVMAPMTRGRADDATGVPHPLTATYYAQRASAGLIVSEGLWPNALGKGGPGIPGMVGDAQVAGWREVTDAVHTAGGTIYAQLWHVGRVTHPLNLPGGATPVAPSPVRIEGEPIYTSRGDVEHVTPRAMTAAEVDATIADFAAAARNAVRAGFDGVEVHGANGYLVQQFLAENTNRRTDRYGGSRAGRLRFALDVVEAVAAEIGPGRVGLRISPHNPENEIAEEDPQGTYRALVDALDPLGLAYLHVIERGAYGALADLRPRWSGTLIGNFNGPEPTSPKAGEEVVAVGLADLFSFGRLFISNPDLPGRFAAGAPLAPHDPDLAYGGGAEGYVDYPALVAEH
- a CDS encoding RNA polymerase sigma factor translates to MERADEGRLRRALRAAQDGDEESFRLLYRDVQPRLIRFAGALVGADAEDVTSEAWLQIARDLPSFRGDLDGFRGWTATITRHRALDHLRRRSRRPRADVPVEDLVTVAAEVDTELDALNGIATHDAIRLIAELPRDQAEAVLLRVVVGLDAKTAGKVLGKRSGAVRTASYRGLKRLAELLSPSPSAAMPTASRTTDDARPFFPGDKSGGTGAEGVA
- a CDS encoding phosphoribosyl-AMP cyclohydrolase codes for the protein MNELEEGTRLTLDFDKLAGVAATGARVVPVVLQDASSGDVLFIGYANDQALKATLEERIAVLWSTSRNELWRKGATSGDVLELVDVRVNCEQNSLLYLVNRTTGGACHTTLPTGEARPTCYYRSITGPDTLTHVLD
- a CDS encoding APC family permease encodes the protein MSGSSGEPQRRLGLFDAVVIGLGSMIGAGVFAALAPAARAAGSGLLAGLGLAAVVAYCNATSSARLAARHPASGGTYVYGRERLGDFWGYLAGWSFVVGKTASCAAMALTVGAYAWPAHAHTVAVSAVVLVTAVNYVGVRKSAWLTRVIVAVVLAVLVAVVVACLASGTSETARLDLTTGTSAGGILQAAGLLFFAFAGYARIATLGEEVRDPARTIPRAIPLALGIVLAVYAAVAVAVITVLGTPALGEAAAPLADAVHEAGTDALAPAVRAGAAVAALGSLLALLLGVSRTTLAMARDRHLPHVLAAVHPRFKVPHRAELVIGALVAVLAATTDLRGAIGFSSFGVLLYYAVANASAWTLKPHEHRPARGVPAAGLAGCLALAFALPLSSVISGTVVVLLGAALYAVRRRAWDRA